Below is a window of Desulfosoma caldarium DNA.
CGGGACACGCCCATCTTGTTGGCCGAACAGAATGCTCGTTTTGCGCTTTCCATTGCGGATCGGGGCTACGTCATCGAAAAGGGCCGTGTCCAGTGCCACGGTCCTGTGGAGAAGCTTCGAGAAGACAAAGACATTCAGCAACAATGTCTGGCTGTTTGAGGCGTGCGGCCGAGCCGCACGGCCCGTTGCTATGAGTGCTGGGCATGGTGCAAGGCTGCCCCCCCTTTGAACACTGCGGAGGGGTAAGGCGATTCGGGAGGCCCCATGAGACCCATGAATTCACCCGTCAGGTGATGGACCGACAAGAAAACCGTTCTGAGCCGTCTCGAGAGCTGGGCAAGGCAGACCGCTGCCTAAAGACCTAAAGTGCTGCAAAGCGAAGTTTTTGGCTCTTTGGTTCGGAACCACTGGGGCGAGCGAAGCGACCTGGCTCTTATCATCGAAGTGGAGAAAGCGGGCGGGCTCTCTGCGCGGCGAGGCTCTGCTTAGGGCACCACCGACCTGCCCGTTCCGGTGGATTTGTTGTTCTATACCCTGAAGGAGTGGCGCGGCATGGATCCCCCTTTGCGTTTTACTCGAACGGTACCCGTGGCGGCACTCTGGATGTTCCATCGCCATCCACCACCGTCGTAAAGAACGGTGTTCGAAGGACTTTATCGGCCGTTGTCCCCAGGCTCGCCCTGGGCTAGAGGGGCAAGCACCTCAGGCCGTGTGGTTTGCAAGGCCTGGTGCGTCTGCCAGTGGTTCATTTCCGGCATAACCAAGTCCAGAATGAGCCGTTGATTTCTGGTAATCATTTCCATGGTCTCGACAACTTCAACGCCGTTTAGCGCTTCCATGATCTAGTATCCAAAATGCCGCGTGGGTTGGATCATTGCCTGCTGTTGTTGAGCCATGACGTAGAGCGTCGCCAAACCCCGGCCTCTTCCCCGCCCCATTGCCTCTGTGGAAAAAAACAGATCAAAAATCCGCTGGAGCGTTGTGGAATGCATGCCTGCGCGCGCTCAAATGGTCCTCAAATGCACGCCACACCTTCGGGGATGGGCATGCGGAAATAAAAAAGGGCTGGAACAATGGCGTTCCAACCCTTTTTTCTCGTGGTGGGCCGTCAGGGACTCGAACCCCGAACCTCCTGATTAAGAGTCAGCTGCTCTACCAATTGAGCTAACGGCCCTGGATACCCTGTGGTACGCCCGGCAGGATTCGAACCTGCGACCTGCGGATTCGAAGTCCGACGCTCTATCCAGCTGAGCTACGGGCGCATGACCACTGTGACGAACGAAGTTTTTACTAGCCCAGGGGGGTGGAAGTGTCAAGCACCTTTTTCCACAGTTGCGAGTTTCAGGCGGGGGCGCTTCTTGCAACTGATTTGAAGGGGTGGCTTTTTGAGATCGAAGCATCTGGATTTTTTCGCCTGCACCTCTAGGAGCCTGTCGCAAAATGCATTTTTTTTATGATTTTATAATAGCGCCGCACGTCGATTTAAGGATTTGAGGTTGGCACGCTCCTTCAAATGGAATTTTCGGACAACCTCTAATAGGCCATGGATTCGATTCTATTGGCATAAATCGAGATGTGACCCCCCAGACATGGGAGGAAACATCAGCGGGTCGATTTCATGAAGAGGCCAAACAAAATAAGGCACATCGCCGTGAACGCCGCTGCGGCGGCGAAAGCGAAGAAATAGCCTTCCCATGTGATGACGGCGCCCATGACGGCGGAGGCGGCCATGATCCCCATGTAGATGGCGGTATTGTAGCCGCCCATAGCCAGGCCTCGCGACCGAGGATTGGACACGGCGGCGATCAGTGCCCCAACGGAAGTGAAGGCCAGAGCCAGACCTGCGCCCAGCACAGCTGCCCACACCAGAAATTGCCACAGCTCATGGGCGGCGCCAAAGCCTACCATGGCACCTGCCGTGCCCAAGGACCCCAGACCCACCAGCCGCCTGCGGTCCTTCGTTCGATCGCTCCAATGCCCGAAGGGAATGCGCGACACGGCGTTGGAAATGCCTTGAACCATAAAAATGAGCCCGATGGAGGCCACGGGAATGGCGCTTTGTCGAGCATGCAGCGGAATGAAGGTGACAAACATGCCCAGTCCAAAGCACAGACCCAGGGTGATGAGCCAGCAGCCCCATAGGGGGCGCGAGTGGAGAACCTCTGTGGCCAGTTGACCCAAGGGCGGTTTGCCATCGGCCTTAGCGGTCGCCTGCGGTGCCGGCAAGAAGACGGCCAGCACGAAGAGCAATCCGGCCGTGAGCACTCCCGAGGCCACGAAGACGTCTTGAAAACCGAACCGCTCCGCAATCCAGGCGCCAATGGCAGGGCCGACGCTCATGCCCACATACAGCGAGGTGGTGTACCACCCGTAGGAACGCCCCAGATGGGTCAGGGGTGAAACGTCGGCGACGTAGCTCATCATGGTAGGTCCGTACGCCGAAAGGCCGATGCCGAAAAAGAAGTAGATGACCATAAGTTGGGCCGGAGTGCCCGCCCAGACCAAGGCAAAGCAGGTCAAGCTGACGATGAAGATTCCCGCCAAGGCCAGCCGCTTGCGTCCCCATCGATCCGAGAGCAGCCCCACCGGCAGGGAAAGGCATCCGGCGGTGAGGAAAAAGACGGAATTGATCCAACCCACGGTGGCCGTGTTTGCCCCGAGGCTCTTGGCATACAAAGGCACAACGGGAATGCGCATGTAGGAGGCGGTGTAAAATCCAAAGGTGAGTGCGCAGGCAAGGAAAAGACTCATTCGAAAAGACGGCGCTGGCCGCCCGGCCCACACATTGAGGGATGCCATGGAGGAGCGTTTCACCGCCTGGTTCGCCTCCCGTGCGCCTGGAGTTCCTATGGGTTCGATGCGTGCCTAAAGCGGCTCATGAAGACGCGCTTGATTGCCAAATACCGTCGTTCACCGAAAGCCTATAGCACAGGGTGCCGGCCTTCAAAAGGCTTTCGTGGCCGAAGGTTTTTCGTGGCCTTGAAAAAAGCCCATCGCCTCATCGTTCTTCAAGACGCGGGCAAAATGCTTTATGATGCTTGGGGTCGAAACGATTCCACGCGGGGCGCGCGGCGCTTGAAGCCCCATGCAAGGAGGTTCATCGTGCACAAGAGTTCGGCATCCATGTCCCTTCGCTTTGAGGGAACAGATCGGTACTATTTGAATCCGGAGCTGCGAGAGATCGTCAACATCGCCATAGCCATGGAAAAGCCACTGCTCCTTACGGGAGAAGCAGGCACGGGAAAGACCCAGCTCGCCTTTGAAATCGCTCGAGCGCTCCAGCTACGCATGGAGGAGGCTCGATGCAAGTCCACCTTCAAGGGCGAAGAATTGTGCTACGTCTACGACACGGTGTTGCGCCTCAACGATTCCCGCTTCGGCTCGGGGGACACGGGCCGGGATGTCAACAACATCTGGGACTATATTCGTTTCGGTCCCATCGGCCGGGCGTTCACCTGCGAGGACCGTCGAGTGCTTCTGTTGGATGAAATCGACAAGACGGATTCGGACACCCAGGACAATCTGCTGGATGTTCTGGAAGACGGCGCGTTCATTATCCGCGAGATCAATCACAAGATTCGAGCTAAAAAGCGCCCGATTATCATCATCACAAGCAATGCCAAACGGGAACTTTCGGATCCCTTTCTACGCCGGTGCTTTTGCCATTACATTCCCTTTCCCGGTCCCGAAGAGATGATCAAGATTGTGCGGCTCCATTATCCAGACATTCCCGACGCCTTCCTGCGTGCCTCCCTGGAAACCTTTTACCGTTTGCGCGAAGAAGGCTTTGAAAAGCCGCCCGCCACCGCTGAACTTTTGGACTGGATTGGTGCCATGCGAGCCAGCGGCGTGCGCGGTCCCGGGGCCGGGAAAGACGTGGCCCATATCGGCACGCTGCTCAAAAGAACCCAGGACATTTTGAAGTTCAAAGGGGTTCGCAAGAGCCTTCGCTTTTGAGAAGGGCCCATTGCTGGCCGAAGTATAGCCTTGGAGCGCCACAATCGATGAACTTGAGGTCCATGGGAAAAGGACAGGGTATGGTGGATTTCATTTATGGCCTGATGCGCGCCGGGATTCCGATCAGTGTGCATTATATCCTGGAATTTTATCGAGGTTTGCGCGCCGGCGTGGCCCCCGACCTGGATCGCCTGTTTCTGTTTGCGCGCCTGGTGTTCGTCAAGAGGGTGGAACACTACGATGCTTTTGAACAGGTTTTTCGCCAAACTTTTTTGGGGGACCCTTCCGTGTCCCCCGAGGATTGGGAAAACCTCTTGAGGGGCAAGCCTTTTGAGGAATGGCTGCGGCGCGAAGTGGAAAGCGGCCGGCTTCCGCCGGAAGCCTTGCGCGAATTCGACAGCGAGGAGCTTCTGGAACGGTTTCGGCGCACGGTCATGGCGCAGGACGGCGAACACCACGGTGGAAACACCTGGGTCGGCACAGGCGGGCGATCCCCTTACGGCCATAGCGGCCGACATGGAGGCGGGCTGCGCGTTCAAGGCGAAAGTGTTCACGGCACGGCGCAAAAGGTCATCGGTGCGCGCCGGTATATTCATTACAGCGACGACACCCCGCTTCGCAGCGAAAACCTGCGCCAGGTTCTTTCCACCTTAAAAAGTCTGCGCCCGCTGGGTCCGGAAAGTGAACTGGACGTGGACCAAACCATCGAGCGCACGGCCAAAAATGGTGGCGAAATCGAATTGGTCTTTCAAAGGGAGCTGAGAAACCGCGTGGAACTCATCGTCCTTGTGGACAACGGCGGCTATTCCATGCTTCCCTACGTGGACTTGGTCAAGACGGTGTTCAACAAGATTCGCGACAGCTTTCGCGATGTGCGGTTCTTTTACTTTCACAACTGCATCTACGGCACCGTGTACGCCGATCCGCAGCGGCGCCAACCTGTGGCGTGGGACAAATTGTGTGCCGCGGGCAAAAAGACGCGTCTGATCATCATCGGCGACGCCAACATGGCTCCGGCGGAACTCATGGCTTCCTACGGGTCCATTGACCCGGCCACGGCCATTCGCAAGCCGGGTTTTGTGTGGCTTCGAGAGTTGAGGGAAGCTTTTCCGGTCAGTGTGTGGCTGAACCCCATTCCTCGGGAGCATTGGGCGCTAAACAGTTCCACCATCGCTCGTATTGGGCAGATCTTTCACATGGAGGATTTGACCCTGGGTGGCATCAAGAACGCCACGGCGTACCTCAATGTGCAGGGCCAAGCCGTGGATCAGGCGGCATAGGTGTGGCTTACATAGACAAAGAAGTGCGCAAACTGGTGGGCAAGGCGGTCCACCATTACGGTTTGATCGACCCCGGCGATCGCATTGCCGTGGCCGTCTCGGGCGGCAAGGACAGCGTGCTGCTGCTGTGGCTGCTACGAGAACGATTGCGGCGCGTGCCTATTCATTATGAGCTTGTGGCCGTTCATGTGGATTTAGGGTTTACGCCGAGCACGGCGGAACCCCTGGAAACTTTTTTCCGAGCGGAAGGGTTCGATTACCGAATACTTCGCACCGATTACGGGCTGCATGCGCACAGTCCACAGAATCGAGAAAATCCGTGCTTTCTCTGCGCGCGAAGGCGCCGTGCCGCCATCTTTCGCGAAGCCCGAGCCTTGGGATGTTCCAAGGTGGCCTTGGCCCACAATCAGGACGACTTCATCGAAACGTTTTTCGTCAACATTTGCTACGGAGCCCAGACGGCGAGCATGGTGCCACGGCAAAGTTTTTTCGGTGGAACTCTGGTGGTCATTCGCCCTTTGGCTCTGGTGGACAGCCATAAGGTGGACCGTCTCGTGCGCCGCCTGGGTCTTCCCACCATGGACAACCCGTGCCCGTCAGCCAGCCGCAATGCCCGCCGTCGAATTCGAGAGTTCCTTTTTGACCTGTACCGGTCCAATCGAAAGATTCGGGGGAACATTTTTCATGCCATGAGCCATGTGAACCTGGAGTATCTGCCGCCTGCACTGCCCCGGCGGCCGGGTTCGACTCGCGGGACGCCACGAGGAGCCGCACAGCATGATGGAAAAGAAACCGACCCTTTATCTCATTGATGCCAGTTCCTACATGTACCGCGCCTTTTATGCCTTGGGCCGACGCCTGACGGCTCCGGACGGCACGCCCACCCAGGCGGTTTTCGGGTTTCATCAAATGCTCCAAAAGGTCTTGAGGGAAAAACAGCCAGAAATGCTGTGCGTGGTCTATGACCCGCCGGCTCCCACCTTTCGCCACGCCTTATACCCTCAATACAAGGCCACGCGGGATCGCATGCCGGAAGATCTGGTGGTGCAGGTGCCCCTCATCAAGACCATGGTGGATCTCATGGGGATCCCATCCCTGGAAGTTCCCGGCTACGAAGCCGACGACGTCATGGCCACTCTGGTTCGCCAGGCGACCGAGAAAGGCTACGCCGTGGTGATTGTGTCCGGAGATAAGGACCTGCATCAGCTGGTGAATGAACCGCTGGTGCTTCAATGGGATCCACAAAAGGACGAACTGTACACGGCGGAAGAAGTGGTGAAAAGGCTGGGTGTGCGCCCGCACCAGGTTCGAGACCTTTTGGCGCTCATGGGCGACAGCACCGACAACGTGCCCGGCGTGCCCGGTGTGGGCGAAAAGACGGCCCGGGAACTGCTGCGGCTGTTTGGAAGCTTGGATGAAGTGCTGCGCAGGGTTCATGAGATTCCCAGCGCATCCGTGCGCAAGAAGATGGAATCAGCCCAAGAGGCGGCGCTGCTTTCCAGGCAGCTGGTGAGCCTAAGGGAGGATGCTCCGGTGAACTTCGTGGTGGCGGAATGTCGCCGTCGCCCCGCCGACGTGGCGGGTCTTAGAGCATTGTATGAACGGTTGGGATTGCGCCGTTTTCTGGCCGATCTTGCCAAGAATCTTCCGTCCCAAACGGCGGCCGAAATGGCCGCGCCGCCTGCCCGCCGCGATGTCATTGTTCGAAACGAACCGGCCTTTCGCCGGGTTCTGGAGGAGATGCGGCAGGCGAGCGTTCTTTCCATCGATTTGGAAACCACGTCCCAGGATGCCATGCTGGCCGACATCGTGGGGGTGGCCTTAAGCTGGCGGGACCATGAAGCCGTCTATATTCCCATCGGCCACGAAACCAGGGATTCGGAATCTCAGCTGCCTTTGGCTGTTGTGCTGGAAGGACTTCGACCCCTCTTGGAAGCCGAAACGCCCAAGAAAGTAGGGCAGAACATTAAGTACGAATGGGTGATTTTAAAACGGCACGGCATCGAGCTGCACGGCATCGATTTCGACACCATGGTGGCCAGTTACCTCTTGGATCCGGGCAACCCGTCCCATCGTCTTGAACGCATCGTGGCCGAACATCTCGGGGAAGCCAAGGCCACCTATGGCGATGTGGCCGGCGTTGGCGCCAAGCAGGTGCCTTTTGCTCACGTGCCCGTGACCAAGGCGGCTGCCTATGCGTGCAGCGATGCGGAAACGACCTTGCGGCTCGTGCCCATTTTACGAAAAAAGCTGGAACAAGCCGGCCTCTCGCCCCTCATGGACACTCTGGAACGGCCGCTCATTGCCGTCCTGGCCCGCATGGAAATGCGAGGGGTGCGCGTGGATACGGAAAAACTTGAGGCTTTGTCCAGGATCTTAGAAGAAGGCCTGCGAAGGGAGGAACAGACCATCTACGCCATTGCGGGCGGGCCGTTCAACATCCAGTCTCCCGTGCAGCTCAGAGATATTCTCTTTGGCAAGCTGCAGCTTCCCGTGATTAAGAAAACCAAGACGGGTCCTTCCACGGACATGAGCGTTCTGGAGGAGCTGGCGGCGCATCACCCCATCGCCCAACACATCGTGGCGTATCGCAGTCTGGCCAAGCTGAAAAACACTTACGTGGACACCCTGCCCCTTCTGGTGCATCCCCACACCGGTCGCATTCATACCAGTTACAACCAAACCGTCACCGCCACGGGGCGTCTCAGCAGTTCGGAGCCCAATCTGCAAAACATTCCCGTGCGCACCGAGGAAGGGCGCCGCATTCGAGAAGCCTTTGTGGCCGATCCCGGCTATGGGCTCTTGGCGGCGGATTATTCTCAGATCGAACTGCGCATCTTTGCCCACTACAGCGGGGACAGCCGGCTTCTGGCCGCCTTTGAGGCGGGAGACGATGTTCATCGGCGCACGGCGGCGGAAATCTTCAATGTATCGCCGCAGGACGTCACGGCGGAGATGCGGCGCCAAGCCAAGACCGTTAATTTCGGCATCATTTATGGCATGGGTCCCTATGGACTCGCCAAGCAGCTCAAGATTTCCCAGAGCCAGGCCAAGGAAATGATCGAGCGTTATTTTGCAAGGTACCAGGGGGTGAAGCGCTGGATCGAGCGAGTGATTGCCCAGGCCCACAAGCGAGGCTATGCGGAAACCCTGTTGGGCCGACGCCGTTTCATTCCCGAACTGCAGAGCCGCAACCGCTCCATGCGCCAGCTTGGGGAAAGACTGGCCGTCAACACCACCATTCAGGGCTCGGCCGCCGACATTATCAAAAAGGCCATGATCGACATCGATCAAGAGATGCAAGGGTGCGGTTGCCGAAGCGCCATGATTCTTCAGGTCCACGACGAGCTGGTTTTTGAAGTGGCGGAAGAGGAAGCGGGCTGGATGCGGGCGATGGTCAAGGAACGCATGGAAAGCGTGGTCACGTTGCGCATTCCTCTGGTCGTGGACATGGGCTATGGAAAAAACTGGGCAGAAGCCCATTCGTGAACCCGTAAAAAAAGGTCTTTTCTTTCTAAGCAGTTCGGGTAAATGGTGCGTGCGACGGCAAGGTTTGTCGCCTTCAATGCAGAGGACTTTTCAAGCACAAGAAAGGGAGCCCCATGGAAAACACCGATGGTCAATGGCGACAGGAGACCTCTTCAGTGATGGAGGAGTCTTCGGAGGCGGAGGAGCCTCCAAGCGAGCCTCCGGGTTCAGAAACCAACGATGCCTCAGCGTCCCTGCGGCGGATCCCTCGAGGCTCATCACGCCGATCCGCCTCCACGCCCCTCAGCGACAACGCCAAGTCCTTCAAAAAAAAGCATTTTCCCAGCGTTAGCCTTGCCTTATGGAACGACTGGCATTGGCAGGTGCAGCATCGGTTTCGATCGTGGAACGGACTGCGCCGCATCATGCACTTGACCGACGCGGAACAAGCCGCTCTTCAAATCCCCTCGGGTCGGTTTCCTGTGGCCGTCACACCTTATTATGCCAGTCTGTTGGATTCGGAGAACGGCCAGGATCCATTGCGGCGTTCGGTGTTACCGCTTTCCGAAGAGTGGGTGCGGCATCCCGAGGAATCCACGGATCCCCTTGGGGAAGACAAGGATTCACCGGTACCCGGACTGGTGCATCGCTATCCAGACCGGGTTCTCTTCCTGGTGACGGGTTTTTGTTCCACTTACTGCCGCTATTGCACGCGCTCTTGGCTCGTTGGGCGCCATGGATCCGGAGGCCATGCCAGTCGACGGTTATGGGAAAGGGCCTTGGCCTATATTCAAGCGACGCCTGCCGTGCGCGACGTGCTCATCTCCGGTGGCGACCCACTCACCTTGGCCGATGACGCCTTGGGATGGCTTTTGGATCGGCTTCGAGCCATAAGGCATGTGGAAGTCCTTCGCATCGGAACCAAGGTGCCTGCGGTTTTGCCGCAGCGCATAACCCGCGACCTGGTTTGGCTCTTACGCCGGGACCATCCCTTGTGGATGAGCTTGCATTTTACGCACCCAAAGGAATTGACTCCGGAGACGGCCGAGGCGTGCGCTCGGCTGGCGGATGCCGGCATTCCTCTGGGCAGCCAAACGGTGCTGCTCAAAGGGATCAACGACGACGTGACGACCCTGCGGGCTCTCTTTCAAGGCCTTCTGCGCCTTCGCGTGCGCCCCTATTACCTCTATCAGTGCGACCCCATCAACGGCTCGCCCCACTTTCGAACGACCATTGCTCGAGGTCTGGAAATCATGGACGGGTTGCGCGGCCACACGTCTGGGTATGCCGTGCCATCCTACGTGGTGGACGCGCCGGGAGGCGGCGGCAAGATTCCTCTCCTTCCCGACTATGTTCAGGGCGTGGACGGGGAGGATTTGATCCTTCGAAACTATGAACATCGCCTTTTTCGGTATCCCAAGGCCTTTGAGGTTGTTTCGGGGCCGGGGCGAGTGGTTCACAAGGCGTTCTGATGGGGGAAAGCCAATGAAGATCGGACTGACATACGACCTTCGGGATGTCTATCTTGCGGAGGGTTTCACAGAAGAAGAGACGGCCGAATTGGACCGTGCAGACGCCATTGAGGCTCTCGAGGCGGAAATTCGCGCCTTGGGTCATGTACCCGACCGTATCGGGCGCCTTAAGGATTTGGTGCAGCGGCTGGCTTCGGGTGATGGCTGAGATCTGGTGTTCAACATCGCCGAAGGACTCTGGGGATCGGGTCGGGAGGCGCAAGTGCCCGCCCTTTTGAATGCCTACGGAATCCCTTACACCTTTTCTGATCCTCTCGTTCTGTGCGTGACCCTGGACAAGGCGGTGGCCAAGCTTATGGTGCAGGACGCCGGTTTGGCCACGGCGCCTTTTGTGGTGATCAGGGACCTGGAAGAAGTCCCGCGCGTGGCGCTTCCCTGGCCCCTTTTTGCCAAGCCTGTGCGCGAAGGTACGGGCAAGGGGATTACGGCGGCATCCAAGATTCACTCTGGGGAGCAATTGGAAAAAGTTTGCGAGTTCCTCCTACGGACCTATGACCAGCCGGTCTTGGTGGAAACCTTTTTGCCCGGTCGGGAGTTCACCGTGGGGCTTTTGGGTTCGGGAAAGTCCGCGCGAGCTCTCGGCGTCATGGAGGTGGTGCTTCGAGAAAACGCGGATGCCGAGGTCTACTCTTACGACAACAAAGAGTGCTGTGAGGAACGGGTCTTTTACTGGTTGGTGGATGACGAGGAAGCTCGGGAGGCGGCTCGTGTGGCGGTGGAATTCTGGAAAGTGTTAGGATGCCGAGATGTCGGCCGCATCGACCTTCGCTCCGACGCGGCGGGACGCCCCCATTTTCTCGAAGCGAACCCTTTGGCGGGACTCCATCCCCATCATTCCGACTTGCCCATCATCTGCACGCTGCTCGGCATGCCTTACCGTGATCTCATCAGCGCCATCCTGGAGGAGGCCAAGCAAAGGGTTTTTAAAACACGCGAAAGGTTGGAAAGGTTTTCCGAAAAGAGGACCCTTTCTCCGCAAACGTTCAAGGAAGGGCGCCTTTGATGCGGGTTGTGGTCCTTCATTCGGCCGTGGCTCCCGAGGCTCCACCCGATGAACAGGACGTTCTGATGCAGGCGAGCTGCATCGGCGAAGCCCTCACGAGGTTGGGCTGCCAGGTGAGCTTTCTTCCCTTTGTCTCCAATCTGGAGGCCGTGCGCTGCGGTCTTCGAGGCCTTCGTCCGGACCTGGTCTTTAACCTTGTCGAAACGGTTCGGGGCACGGGGCGACTCATCCACCTGGCACCCGGCTTGCTGGATGTGGAAGGCCTGCCATACACGGGTTGTCCCACAGAGGCGCTGTTTTGCACGTCTCATAAGGTCTTAGCCAAGTGGAAGAGATTTTCGTGGCCAACGACTTGGCCCACCAAAGTCTTAACCTGGGGCCGGAATCCGGCTATTTTTTCATCATTGCGGAAATTTCAGGTCAGGTGGTGGGCTACACCTGTTACGGGCCCATTGTGGGAACGGCCGGCCGATTCGACCTTTATTGGATCGTGGTGCATCCGGCCTATCAGGGCCGCGGTATCGGACGAAGGCTTCTTGAAGAGACCGAAAGGGCCATCTGGAATGCCGGAGGCCGACGGGTGTAGGTGGAAACGTCGTCGCGCACCATCTATGAACCGACCCGGCGGTTTTACCTGCGTGCCGGCTACTCCTACGTGGCCTCCCTTCCCGACTTCTATGGTCCTGAAGATCACAAAATCATCTATGGTAAAAATCTTCACTGAGGGCATGGCCATGGCGCGGTGCGTAAGACGGGGCGATGTTATCAAAGATGTCGCCGATCGAAGGAGGGCTTCTTCATGAAAGCGTTGGTCACGTTTTTCCGCCGCAGATCCGGTCAAGACTGGAAATCGCTCGGCGTCAATCTCGGCTTGATTGCAGCCGGAAGCGGGATCTACGTTTTGGGCCTCAATGCCGTGCTCATTCCCCAGAAACTGCTCAGCGGCGGTGTGGTGGGTGTCGCCGTCATTTTGCACTATCTGTACCCGTCCGTGGACGTGGGGCACTTTTACCTGCTGTGTAACATTCCGCTCATGGTCTTGGGATGGTTTTCCATCAGCCGTCGGTTCATGGGATACACCCTGTTTGGCATGGTGTTTTTTTCCGTGGCCGCTTCCTGGATCAAGGTTCCTGCCGTGACCTTGAGTGATCCTCTGCTGTCGGCGGTGCTGGCCGGAGTCTTGTGCGGGGTGGGCGGAGGCATCGTGCTGCGTTCCCTTGGATCGGCCGGAGGTTTGGACATCTTGGTCATTTATTTGAATACGCGCTGGGGCCTTCGTGTGGGCGTGGTTTACATGGCGGCCAACGCCCTGATTCTCGGCGTGGGAGCCTTTTTTTTCGGCCTGGAGAGAGCCCTTTTGTCCGTAGTTTACGTGTATGCGAGCAGTCGTGTGGTGGATACCGTTTTGGTGGGATTCAATCGTCGTAAGATGGCCCTGATCATCACATCCAAGGTGGATGAAGTGGCTGATTTTATTTTGTACACTATACGACGTGGTGTGACGTTTCTCAAGGGCAGGGGAGGATTTTCCGGACAGGATCGAGAAGTGATTCTGACGGTCACAACCCTTACGGAACTGCCCAAACTTAAAGAATCCGTTTTCCGCATGGACCCCCAGGCCTTTGTCATCATCAACGACACCCTGGAAGTACTGGGAAAACGCCACGGCCACCTGAAGATCTATTGATGGGAGTCCTCGGGCTCAGGGGCCTTCAAAACCCGAAGACGCGAAACGTGGACAACGAGGCCACAGCCTTAAGCTCGAAGACCTTTTCACCTTGGAAAATGCTGCGGCTTTGGTCACTCTGACCGCCATGGAACTGGTTCTAGGCGTCGACAACATCGTTTTTATCGCCATTGTAACGGGACGGCTTGCCAAAGAGCAGCAAGAGCGGGCGCGGCGGCTGGGGCTCTTGGGAGCCATGTTCCTGCGCATCGGCTTGCTTCTGGCCATCACGGCCATCATGCGGCTGACCACATCCCTTTTTTCCGTTGCTCTCGCACCCCGTTTCAGGGCGCGATCTGATCCTACTCGTGGGAGGACTGTTTTCTTATCGGCAAGGCGACTCACGAGATTCACAACAAACTGGAAGGCCCCGCCAAGACGCTGCCCAAACACGGAAGACGCCATGCCAACTTCGGGTCCGTTCTGTTTCAGATTCTTCTGTTGGATATGGTGTTTTCCCTGGACTCCATCATCACCGCCGTGGGCATGGCCCGCCAAGTGCCCATCATGATTGCGGCCATTGTTCTTGCCGTAGGCGCCATGATGCTTTTTGCGGGACTGGTCGGTGCCTTTATTGATCAACACCCCACCTTGAAAATGTTGGCCCTCAGCTTTCTTCTGCTCATCGGAGTCATGTTGGTGGCCGAAGGGTTTGGCAAGCATATGGAAAGGGGCTACATCTATTTCGCCATGGGCTTTTCCGCTTTTGTGGAAGTTTTGAACCTTCGAGTGCGCAAGCATGCGCAAGGGGCGTGAGGGTTCGAGGTGGTTTTTCGTTGGATTTTGAGGTGTGAGGCGATGACGGCAAGGGAACGTATGTGGCGTTGTGTGTGGATCCTGTGGCTGGCCGTT
It encodes the following:
- a CDS encoding KamA family radical SAM protein, whose protein sequence is MENTDGQWRQETSSVMEESSEAEEPPSEPPGSETNDASASLRRIPRGSSRRSASTPLSDNAKSFKKKHFPSVSLALWNDWHWQVQHRFRSWNGLRRIMHLTDAEQAALQIPSGRFPVAVTPYYASLLDSENGQDPLRRSVLPLSEEWVRHPEESTDPLGEDKDSPVPGLVHRYPDRVLFLVTGFCSTYCRYCTRSWLVGRHGSGGHASRRLWERALAYIQATPAVRDVLISGGDPLTLADDALGWLLDRLRAIRHVEVLRIGTKVPAVLPQRITRDLVWLLRRDHPLWMSLHFTHPKELTPETAEACARLADAGIPLGSQTVLLKGINDDVTTLRALFQGLLRLRVRPYYLYQCDPINGSPHFRTTIARGLEIMDGLRGHTSGYAVPSYVVDAPGGGGKIPLLPDYVQGVDGEDLILRNYEHRLFRYPKAFEVVSGPGRVVHKAF
- a CDS encoding GNAT family N-acetyltransferase, with amino-acid sequence MEEIFVANDLAHQSLNLGPESGYFFIIAEISGQVVGYTCYGPIVGTAGRFDLYWIVVHPAYQGRGIGRRLLEETERAIWNAGGRRV
- a CDS encoding YitT family protein; the encoded protein is MKALVTFFRRRSGQDWKSLGVNLGLIAAGSGIYVLGLNAVLIPQKLLSGGVVGVAVILHYLYPSVDVGHFYLLCNIPLMVLGWFSISRRFMGYTLFGMVFFSVAASWIKVPAVTLSDPLLSAVLAGVLCGVGGGIVLRSLGSAGGLDILVIYLNTRWGLRVGVVYMAANALILGVGAFFFGLERALLSVVYVYASSRVVDTVLVGFNRRKMALIITSKVDEVADFILYTIRRGVTFLKGRGGFSGQDREVILTVTTLTELPKLKESVFRMDPQAFVIINDTLEVLGKRHGHLKIY
- the polA gene encoding DNA polymerase I produces the protein MMEKKPTLYLIDASSYMYRAFYALGRRLTAPDGTPTQAVFGFHQMLQKVLREKQPEMLCVVYDPPAPTFRHALYPQYKATRDRMPEDLVVQVPLIKTMVDLMGIPSLEVPGYEADDVMATLVRQATEKGYAVVIVSGDKDLHQLVNEPLVLQWDPQKDELYTAEEVVKRLGVRPHQVRDLLALMGDSTDNVPGVPGVGEKTARELLRLFGSLDEVLRRVHEIPSASVRKKMESAQEAALLSRQLVSLREDAPVNFVVAECRRRPADVAGLRALYERLGLRRFLADLAKNLPSQTAAEMAAPPARRDVIVRNEPAFRRVLEEMRQASVLSIDLETTSQDAMLADIVGVALSWRDHEAVYIPIGHETRDSESQLPLAVVLEGLRPLLEAETPKKVGQNIKYEWVILKRHGIELHGIDFDTMVASYLLDPGNPSHRLERIVAEHLGEAKATYGDVAGVGAKQVPFAHVPVTKAAAYACSDAETTLRLVPILRKKLEQAGLSPLMDTLERPLIAVLARMEMRGVRVDTEKLEALSRILEEGLRREEQTIYAIAGGPFNIQSPVQLRDILFGKLQLPVIKKTKTGPSTDMSVLEELAAHHPIAQHIVAYRSLAKLKNTYVDTLPLLVHPHTGRIHTSYNQTVTATGRLSSSEPNLQNIPVRTEEGRRIREAFVADPGYGLLAADYSQIELRIFAHYSGDSRLLAAFEAGDDVHRRTAAEIFNVSPQDVTAEMRRQAKTVNFGIIYGMGPYGLAKQLKISQSQAKEMIERYFARYQGVKRWIERVIAQAHKRGYAETLLGRRRFIPELQSRNRSMRQLGERLAVNTTIQGSAADIIKKAMIDIDQEMQGCGCRSAMILQVHDELVFEVAEEEAGWMRAMVKERMESVVTLRIPLVVDMGYGKNWAEAHS
- a CDS encoding D-alanine--D-alanine ligase family protein; the encoded protein is MFNIAEGLWGSGREAQVPALLNAYGIPYTFSDPLVLCVTLDKAVAKLMVQDAGLATAPFVVIRDLEEVPRVALPWPLFAKPVREGTGKGITAASKIHSGEQLEKVCEFLLRTYDQPVLVETFLPGREFTVGLLGSGKSARALGVMEVVLRENADAEVYSYDNKECCEERVFYWLVDDEEAREAARVAVEFWKVLGCRDVGRIDLRSDAAGRPHFLEANPLAGLHPHHSDLPIICTLLGMPYRDLISAILEEAKQRVFKTRERLERFSEKRTLSPQTFKEGRL